GTTAGTAAggaaaaattgaaagacaaaCATAATTGTAGCACCAGTTTTAAACTTCAAACCTGTGGGACCTGCTGCTTTGAATGTTCATACTTGTGGAACTAATGGCACGATTCTTCTCACCAAGTTTCATCAGATTAAGGATATCCTCAGTGGACAAAACAAGGTGAATGGTGGCATCTGGTAGACTCGACTTTCCGTTGCTGATACAGTTTCCTATCTCTAATGTGTTAATAGTTAAGAAAAGGAACTAGATTTCGTAATGGGATATATCGAGAGAACTAGGacaaatatgaagaaaaactttATAAAGGATATTTCTTATTTGTTGAGTCTTCTGTAAGAAGGTCTCGTACTTGCTCATTGTAAATCTCCACCATCTGAACTCGCAGTTCATAATTCATCGTATCTTTCCTCGAGTATGATATGTTAAATAGATTATTCAGGGCTCGACAGTTGACACCCATGTCGGTAGCAGATGAGCCACTTGGGCCACACTATAAGGGAGAAAACAATCAATAGGTGGGACTAGAACTTCGTCAAGAAGGAACATGCTAAATATATGTAAGTCAAATTCTACCGGGTTAGTATGATCTTTCCAAGCATTACCATAGTATGTGTTTTTCCAGACCCCGTCTGGCCATAGGCAAAAATACAGACATTGTACCCATCCATGACCGACCGAATTAGTGGCTGGGTGTCATTATATACCTCCTCTGCCAAAATTTGATAAGCTTCAGTGACAACTTCATCAGATATTAGAGGTAAATTTTAGGCACAAAAGAGTTACCTTGAGAAGCACTGGGACCAAATACACGGTTGAACTGAAAACCTTTTCTCCCATCATTTTGGGATTTTAATGGATCTACTACCGTCAGAGATCCATCATTCCCAATGAAGTCAATCACAGTTTTTGCTTCACTACTAAAAGAAGGCTTAACTCGACAGTAGACTCTAATATTTCCTGAATAGAAAAATCTGAAAAATATTAGTTACCATACATTTTATAAGTATGCCAATGAAAAAATTAATGACCTGACCCAACCTTTTAAATCCTGAACCATATTATACAGATCCCTGTTTTCTTTGACAACCCTCCCATACCCAAGAGCAGTAGATGCAAGCTCCTGTACTTGACTTCCTGTACCAAATGATGAATTAGTAGTAGTACCCTTAGAATATTGAGATTACAAAGTAATGAAAACAATGATGTACGGGAAACACTTAAATCACTGAGGGTAATATCTGCCAAAAGATAAAGTGGCTCTTGCGCATTGAAGTTATAGTGATTCGAACATCGTGAACAAGTTAGAGTTTAAATAAGTCTCAAGCAACGGATAAATCTTGAAGGCAGGCTAATAATAATTTAATTTGGTATTATAACATACATAACTTTGGGTGCTATATAGGGACATCCATGATGAATTACATATCCAGTTGCATATGAGAGCATTACCTATTTGTTCTAGATCACTCTGAAATTGCACCTGTAAGATTTCAACTTCCTTCTTTGTACTTGTCAACAGTTTCTTGAGATCCTACATATTAATTAACTTCAGAAACTTTTCATAATCATTCTTAATGTCTGGATAAACTTTAACAACAAGCAGAATACAAGGGCAAGAGGTAAGAAAAGATATAGCAACAGTTAAAGGTTGGCAATTATATGATTTTTCCTCTGTGAATTagataagaaaatatatttttgCAAATCGAGACAAGCAATAGGCCTGATGCAGCCAAACAACACTGAAAGAAGTTTGGTCGAGAAATTAATAATtggaacaagatattttggactCATTTAAAATTAGCAAGCTATCTAATGAGTAaggaaataatcaatatgaaagaGGGGGAAAAATGATTTAATGCAAACCCAACATCAAACAAATCATTTTTTCTTTCATATTAAGTTCATCTAAAGCATGGATAGCATGATATGTATACTAGCTATTCTATATCACACTCAATTCATTCACTACAGAGCACAATGGAAAAGAGATCCAacaccaattttttttataaaaagtaTTTTAATCTTAAAACATTAATGTAAGCTTTATTCTTGTTCCTGATGGGAAACATATAGGAACTCATTCTTTCGGAACCAAACATCCAACTTACTTTACTCATCAAAGGAACAGCTTTGCttcgaaaataaaatatgcaagcTTCAGAATTTAGTTCACATTTTCTTTCCAATAATTGAATACTACTTAAATCACAGATGTTTGGGAAAGAAATTTATCTTACCATAAGTTCTCTTTCTTGTGCTTTCAGTAAAAGCTGGCGTTTGTACTTACCCGCATTCATGCATTCCTTGAAACAcgataaaacaaaatatattgcTTAAAACTCTACGAAGAACCGCTGACTTTTCATATATTTACTTACTGTTAAAAATGAACTAGACTTCGAAAGTATAAAGCTTCCACTTATGTTTAGAATTCTAAAGATTCATCTTCCAAAAGCAACAATCTGCACTTAACTTTGGCCTAAAGATTCATCTATTAAAAAAGTGTTTGAAAGGTTCCAAGGATAGATATTCAATCTTTTCTGTTTTGGTAAGTCAAGAATAGATATTCAATTATTTACTTCAAAATCTGCACCTATTTGTTGCACTTACAACATGTTGCGAATTTTTTGAGGGAGAGTAAGGGGCAAAAAGCTTATATATTTTCTTAGAATACCAGTGTTACTGGTTCAAAATTTTAGACCAATGGCTGCTCCAAGTTGGCAAAAACAAGTTACTTTTGTTGAAAGCCTAGAATTATTTTGAtccctttttttaaaaaaatttcgcTCCATTTAACATGCTGTAAGCTACAACTGTATAACAATAGCATGTGATAAAAACAGTACTAGTTTCTTGCTGTTGTTTTTTCTACCAGAGAATATGGCATGCAACAATATAGTTACCTCAGGTACTTGATCGACTTGGTGTTCCTGCAAATAGTTTGGCATTATCTGGCTAAATAACTTCACAGAGTCCTGTACCAAAGATAACCAAAACCTTCATTGTTTGCCTTGAGTCTATTGAATGAGAAGTTTAATAATGAGGTTATGAGCAGCTAATATTACCAGATTTCCATGATGAAAGGAATTCAAAAGATTCTGATCGACATTCTCCTTCATGTTGACGAGGCACTGAGCAAGTCCCCCGACTAGTAAATCTAGAACGAACAACACGAAGTAACCAAAATTATCAGAAGTCTTTAAAACAACAAAGCAACTTCGACTGGACCAAAATAGACTACCCACCATTATTTTAAACTATAAATGAAAAGGAAACGCGTGATAAAGCTTACAACATGAATATATATGTTGCAATTGGATTGTACTCATCATCTCTCTCTAATTTTTAAGCATTCATCAATCGTCAACACTGATACTTTTTAATTAGGGTTCACGTTTTGTAATTTGTATACAGTATACTCCATAACATCATTCCTACAGAATAATGAAGTCCACCTATTTTAGGATATATGTCTAACAATATATTTAAGCAAGGGGTGTGAAGTATAGTCCACTAAATTTCCTTTACAACATTACATGTTACGTTTCTTGTGCAATTTTATCTGGGGGTATCGTTTTACACAATACCAGCAGCTTAATGAGAACCCTTGCAAATACTAACTCCTGGTTAATTGTTGGATGATCGTGTCCTCTTCCTTCAAAGGATGAAGTCAAAGGAGTTTACCATCAGTAACAAATAAACCTGACGTAAAGATCTTTTTATTAAAAAGCTAAATTGGGGAAAGGAATGATTCTAAATGAATACGAAATACCTGCATTGCCCGACATTCTTTTATGTTCTTTTCTTAGTTGTAATTGTAGGTAAACTGCTCCTAACTCAACCAGTTTAGGGGTCTCCACTACTTACAATGTCAAAAGGATTAaaactgaaaaatcttgatgaagGGTTTACTGAGAAGGAAGAGGACATGATCATCCTCTTCCTTTAAAACTAGCAAACGGATTGATTCAAGGAAAACCAACCTCCCAGCGGTTACTTAGAGTGTCATCAaactttagaattttacctcTAAACTTGATTCATATACATTTGATACATTCAAACACTACAATGCCTAATGGAATCCTAAGATAATAACTACTAAAGTTCCCAATCTATGGACCATGAAGCAAGAAAAAGCAGACAGATCTCACTCTatacttcaaaaatgaaaaaaatgaaaatctaaCCTTCATCTGTCCTGCGGTTTTGAGCTTCTGTAGATGATGTTTCATCATTGATAACAAATGACGACATGTCCAGCTGCCGACGAGGGCCCGAGGGAGTTCCAGGAGCAGTGTGTGACAGGTTCTTAGCATTACCAGCTAAAAGAGTCATTGGTGATCTAGAAGAAAGAGCGGCATAAGTATGCTTATGAAATCCACTTGTGTCTCCTTTCCACTGCTTCCATTCATGATACCCTTTAAGTGCTAAAACACAATCAACAATCTTAGCACTTGATCCACCCACAAGTGAAACCTGAGAACAAAAACGTAAAAAATTACTAATAGTCTTTTAAGTAACGAAGAGTAGTAATCTGGGTGAGGAAGAAATTCTTGGTTTACCATTTCGAGATCTGAAGCTTCAAAAGCAGGGAGATTTAGTTCCTTTACTGCCACTAGGAAATTACGAACATTCTCAAAGTACTGATAAGCAAGCAATGGCTGAACACCACCATCTGATTTAGATTGAAGTGATGTTGATGAACTGCTTTCTATTACCTAATTGAAGCAAAAAATTAAAGAATGATGAAATCCAAATCcctaataagaaaaataaaataaaattggggaTATGGACCTTTGAGGAGTTTACCTTGGGAACTGAACCCGGTTGAATCTTGTTAATTAGATTACAAAGAACAAGACCATTCTTcaaacatgatacaaattcaACCTCTGATGGATGCTTTGACGATGATAATCCACTTACTGGTCCAATAAAGCTCTCTAGCCATCCTGCAGCTTGGTATCGCCTCAGTGCTGTGTATAATTTTTATTTGAAGAGATTAAATATATGACTTAAATGGAGAAAAAaggagaaaacaaaacaaaagaaagttgAAGACAGCAAACCAGTTTCTTCCGCTTTTCTTGAGGCCAAATGCATGTCATGTTGAATCATTCTCGACGACGAGGACTGATTATCCTCCATTTTCTTCAACCTATGATCTTGATTAAAATGCCAGATGTTTTACAAATATCTTGAACACTTATTGCTTCCTTATCGCAAACGGGTTAAGAAAGAAACAAGGAGTAGAAACCCTAACCACCAGAAAACCCAAATCGCCAGGGAGAAGAAATATGAAAACAAGAGCCACTGAGATTTCTGATTAATACGATTCACTTATATTTTCTAttctttctttcccttttttcAGAAAAAACTGTGAGAGAGTGGAGTTGAGCGGGATTGACAAATCAAGATGGTGTTTTTCAAATTTGGGGTTCGGTATTTCATTCAGATCGAAGCACGGAAATCGTAACGTTAacatttaaattttaaaattcaAAAAGTTTCCGGACGCCCCTTATCATTTTGGCTAGTTTTCCATGTGCAGTTTTTTTATGGGTTTTGTGTCATATTCGGATTACTTGGTATTTGTGGATAGAATTCCCATTTGACTCCATGCAATTGCATTCATTTTGATTCCCGAGAGAATTCCTGAGCGGGATTGACAAATCAAGATGGTGTTTTCAGACCTGAGTATCTCTTCAGGAATCAAAATGAATGCAATTGCCTTTTATTATTGGGAGTTTTAAAGAAATTTGATTTTAGTGAAAAATTGTGTGGCTATCTACTACAAAAATTTATGGGCTGTCGAATGGGTCTACATGTCACATGAATTTAGTCCTTTTAGGGGTATTAGACAAAGGAATCTTTGTCCTCTTATCTTTTCATTTTAAGTATGAAGCATTTATCTAGGATGTTAGTGAATATCGAAGCTAACCATGTTATCACAGGCATTTAAGCTATTAGGAGAGCTCCTTCTATCTCACATATGCTTTTTGCAGACGACATTCTTATTTTTGTTAATGCTAATATGCAGAATGTTAGACGAATTTTGGATGTGCTTGACAGGTTTGGTCGTTACTCGTGGAAAGTTTTAAATTTCAATAAGTCTTGTGTTTACTTTAGTAAGAATTCAAGTCCAAGTGCTTGCAGTGACATTTCTAAAGTCCTTAGCATTCCTTTCACCAAGGACTCTGAGAAGTATCTTGGAGTCCCTTTGTTGCTTGGTCATAATAAAACTAAGTATTTTGGATTAATTATACAATCTTTTGACGCTAGACTGAAAAGATGGAGTGGGAAGACTCTTAATCAGGCTGGGAGGACCACTATGATCAAAGCAGTACTGAATTCCCTTTCCTCTCACCAAGTGGGTAGTTTTGGGATCCCTAAAATTATGATAAAACTAACAAGGGCATCAGTTTTATTGCCTGTACTAGGCTTAGTAAACCAAAAGCTTTAGGTTTTATGAACCTAGAAAACTTTAACAATGCTTTGCTAAGTAAGTCGGCTTGGAAAGTATATATTGAATATGATGCGTTATGTGTTCAGATTCTCAAGGCTAAATATGCTGAGGATTGTAGTTTTGAACATATTGATAGGCTAAAAGACGATAGCTCTTGGGCATGGAATAATATATTTTCTGGTTTGGATGTAATAAAACAACATAGCTTGTGGGTTGCTAAATGTGGAACAAAGGTCAAAATTTGGTTAGAATGGTGGATGGATGGGCTTGATAGGCCACCTGAGCCAATCACTAATGTTTTGGTGAATTTATATAGTTACAATTatttttgtgatttattttttccTAATACTAGAATATGGAATGAAAATCTGGTTTATAGAATTTTCtctcaagatgaaagatttgtgCCATGTTTGTTCCGAATACAAGTGAGGATACTCTTATATGGACTCCAGGTTAGAAAACGAAGGTTTTCAGTTAAAAGTTCGTATAACATTATTAGTAATTTTAGTATTTCCAGAAATGATACTATAAACTCTTTTCCTAATGAAATCTGGTTTGCTTTATGGAAAGTTTTTGTTTCCCATAGGGTTAAGCTTTTTGTTTGGAAGCGCTTGCATGATATCTTATCTTTTAGAAAGAACTTTCTAGATATAAGCATCATATAGAAGTACATTGAAGTCTGTGTGGTTCCATTACTTAATCTGTTGACCATATTTTCTTAGACTATCACATGTTAGAGCAGTTTGGCTTGGAGTGAATGTTAACGTCAGTCAGATTTTGAACCAAGGTATTGGGTTTAGAATGTGGGTTGTGAGTTGGTTTACTAGGATTTATAATTACAATGATGATTCTCACATGTCTTATGAGTTTTACATTTGCAGGCTTATGATTGAGACTTGGTATATATGGAAGGATAAATGTAGAAAagtttttcaaaaccaaaatccTATACGGCAACATATTGTTACTAAGATGGTTATCTTGTAAACCAATGTATTAGCAGTTATAATACTGAATCTGAAACCAATAATAATGTGTTACAATATGAAAAAGTCTGGATACCTCCAATTTTTGGTTTGGTCAAAATAAATATGGATGCTTCTTATGTAGTAGAAACTGGTAGAGCGAGTTCCGGATAACCTTGGAGCCGAGTTGTCTCTTCAAGATATGCCACTTCGACAAAGTCTGGCTAGCTTAGGCTATTACTCATTCAAGTATATCGCGACAACCTGGATAAGAATAGAGACATTCCATGACTCTACTAattcctacgagaaatcaaaacatgttacaTGGGGGAGTTATtcatgggtattggtctggtggtttacagcaacGTGTGACATGGCAACATCCCATGATAAGGAAGTTACAAGTAGTGGCAACGGTTGAGAGCGGTTAAAAGAAGTGGATAAGTAATGGAATGATGGTTTACGGTTTCCAGAAACTTTCCTAATACCATGGGCGTAAGCACATAATTATCCCACTATCTCCATCTCTCCACAACCTCCACTACTTACGagggaacagtgagtgttccCTACAGTTATAAATATACTACTTTGTCTATTCAGAAGACAGAACAAGCTTATCATTCCCAggctcttcttcttccataattcAATAACCTCACACCCAATTCAATGACTACTGATTTCCTCAACTTACTTTGctttccctcccctaagatcaacccattttatctctttgtaaccAAGAACGTCcaacttcttggtttaggctcgttttATACGATTTGTATTTTCTAACCTAAAGAAAGTACTTTGACAGTACATTGTTTTACCTATGAGCGATTTTTGGGTattaacaattggcgaccacagccgGATATCAACCTCTCGGTCACAAAATCAGTTATTCGACCATTTGAAAAAGAAGGGTGAATCTTAGATCTTCATTCAGTTTCAGGTACCAGTTTCAATTTCGGTAATACCAG
This portion of the Papaver somniferum cultivar HN1 chromosome 11, ASM357369v1, whole genome shotgun sequence genome encodes:
- the LOC113323303 gene encoding kinesin-like protein KIN-14L, with amino-acid sequence MEDNQSSSSRMIQHDMHLASRKAEETALRRYQAAGWLESFIGPVSGLSSSKHPSEVEFVSCLKNGLVLCNLINKIQPGSVPKVIESSSSTSLQSKSDGGVQPLLAYQYFENVRNFLVAVKELNLPAFEASDLEMVSLVGGSSAKIVDCVLALKGYHEWKQWKGDTSGFHKHTYAALSSRSPMTLLAGNAKNLSHTAPGTPSGPRRQLDMSSFVINDETSSTEAQNRRTDEDLLVGGLAQCLVNMKENVDQNLLNSFHHGNLDSVKLFSQIMPNYLQEHQVDQVPEECMNAGKYKRQLLLKAQERELMDLKKLLTSTKKEVEILQVQFQSDLEQIGSQVQELASTALGYGRVVKENRDLYNMVQDLKGNIRVYCRVKPSFSSEAKTVIDFIGNDGSLTVVDPLKSQNDGRKGFQFNRVFGPSASQEEVYNDTQPLIRSVMDGYNVCIFAYGQTGSGKTHTMCGPSGSSATDMGVNCRALNNLFNISYSRKDTMNYELRVQMVEIYNEQVRDLLTEDSTNKKLEIGNCISNGKSSLPDATIHLVLSTEDILNLMKLGEKNRAISSTSMNIQSSRSHSVLTVHVQGKDTSGSFLHSCLHLVDLAGSERVDKSEVTGERLKEAQYINKSLSCLGDVIMALAQKNSHIPYRNSKLTQLLQSSLGGHAKTLMFAHVNPEAESLGETISTLKFAQRVSTVELGAARLNKEDNEVRELRKQVEILKASLARKEEQTVKHNQVKELGSPRQMIPKVMTENTPPRSRRLSIESCTAVKTETFTNSENRKRLEKSVAKTKVMTENTPPRSRRLSIESCTAMKTEKVTNSENKKGFEKTVAKPKPGIECTPKRFRRLSLEGPAYVKDLQFKSSEKEVCATIQCQQNRETNSKGRDETSPTEGCHLNFSASRSLTSGTFKKDVKESTHPVQHLLKTPERATCGKTVVQIATPSDFGFSTSKYQTPNVASGASRKPSQIRKSLQTIGKFISGSERRNHQEYQKEIQLPSHGNVNVDNMKSPSIASSRPLRRQSLTSAQISGMSRRSSLGGKSDDPFANETRRNAVTPPPMHKDKRWL